Sequence from the Carassius auratus strain Wakin chromosome 32, ASM336829v1, whole genome shotgun sequence genome:
aaagtttgttttcattttgaacatGACATCCTTTGTAAAACAAAGATCGCTGTGCAAAATCTTACTACATTACATTTAACACATGTGATAGAAAAAGCTACTGACCTGTAGTAAAGGCCGCTAGAATCCTGCAGACTCTCACTCACTGCGCAGTAGATGGTGGTCTGCGCACCCTGCCAAGGTGttttgacaaagaaaaaaaggggCATGAACAAAAGCCTTTTCCACCGAGGCAGAGAGGGGAAAAAGTGTCGGCCCAGCTCAGTATTGATAACTCCAGGATGAAGAGTGTAAGTTGTCACTCCTGTGCCTGAATGATATAAAGGGAGAAAGATTGAAAGCAGCGTGTTtgagagtgtgcatgtgtgtagatgCGACATTGTGATGTTTCGATACTGTAAGAGTGAGAGAGTTTTCACGATAGACCTAGTCAGGGTAGCGCTATATTGAACTTTTAATAAGGattgaaaacaaggctgtgagggatagaagtATAGCGCATTCAATGGACTGCATGTACtgttgttttaacattatttcaaatgttcaaagtctttcagaaaaaaaaaaaaacttcctatataaataatgtataaaactaTGGAGCTTCACACATgagagacttaggtctctgcagagcaaaagtgggcgtttatcaccatgtgggtttttttcaaactgctgggtgtttctaaatcatgcaaactaaatgatcccccttacccaaccccacccctaaacctaacgtcactattacatcaaccaatcaggtatcatggtgtaaaaacaccctgatctggtaactcccattactttcctgcagagacctatacttggggaaaaaatagttggctaaattgtgtgcacgatgtattaatttgttccctcaatatactaaaacgtgcacgcgattactattgtgttccctcgatttataaatcgtgcgcatgatttagcaaatcgagggaacgcaatagtaaatcgaggaaacgcaatagtaattgtgtgcatgttttagtacattgagggaacgaattagtatatcgtgtgcacaatttattaacattttcttgcatgtcatgcgCGGGGCTCCGTAATAAAACAGATCTGAGTTTGTGAGTTGTGAAAATGATATGATCTAGAACCTTTATACATTACGTGTACTGTCAAAAGTGTAAATCCCTTACAGTTTCATTTTTATCCATGTTAAATTCAATACAGCATCCAACTTGTTTCAGGTCTGTAGTTTACCTTTCAGTCTGAGAGCTAGTTCCCGGGTAAACAGAACATTTGCCAGCTTGCTCTGTCGATAACTTATTAACGGATCATAGTTTTCCTCCAGGTTTATATCATCAAAATGAATCTTGCCTGTTCAAcagaaaataattagaaattttaTAAGAAATCCAAATACTGAATGTTCCCCATAAACACTttaaatgtgtatacattgtaaatgatacatataatacattacaatcagaattatgtatttttttatgtgtttatgtatatattatgccCTATAGCGTTTAAACACAATATCTGTCATTTATTCAAACAGTGCATCTTGTCAGGGAACTGGATAAGGAGTACAATCTCTGCTTGCAATAATTAAGAAAATTGTTTTGTTATGACTAATTCACAAATAAAGACATATGTGCCTCCACACCTGTGTCATGGGCCAGGCTGGAAACACTGACCACACGGCTGGGGGCTGATTTCTTCAACAAGTCCAGAAGTAAGTTGGTGAGCAGGAAATGACCCAGGTGGTTCACACCAAACTGCATCACAAAGCCATCTTCTGTTTTCCACTGTGGGCACATCATTATCCCTgttcaaagaaaaatataatataatatataaaatataatatgcaattaaaataaacagataaatacatacataaattggTTTAATTAAATGATAGAGCTAatctttttccaaaaaataaaatattttgttactatATCAACCCTGTGTTCATGCATTATAATCTGTCTGACATTCCTTACCAGCATTATTAATGAGAATATCCAGTCTCTCCTCGGTCTGCTCTACATCTTTGGCCAGAGCTCGGACAGACTGCAAGGAGGCCAGGTCCAGCATCTTCACAATCACATTGCCATTTCCACTCCTCCTCCTGACCTCATCTGCTGCTCTGTTGGCTCTGTCCATGTCTCTGCAAGCCAGGATCACCCTTGCACCTGAACAGTGGAGGTTTATGAACTGTTGTTATGTCCATCCATCAAGCCTTCAACAAATACAACAGTAAAGAATCTACAAGTTTCTAACTATGAAGGCTCGTCATTAGCCTAAGAATTACAAACTGGGCCATGTTAGTTTGATAAGTGATGTACTGCATATTTAAACCAGTTTCATCATCTCCATTATGTCTTCCTTTtggtataaatattaattaagttAATAATATAGAGCCTAAACAAACCATCTAAGCAGCCTGTCAGTGAAATGCATTGCTAAAGGGACTTGATGTGATGCTCATTTGGTGTCaggatcttttatttatttatttattttttatattgactttaCTACTCTGAACACTATGGAAGCGCATTTATGCCAGTgaagaagacattttttttattgcaattttatctcacaattctgccttttttcacataattgtaagatataaattaacaattctgactttttttctcagaattgcatcaTATAAACTCACAGTTGCTAGTAATAATgttagaattgcaagatatagtcATTTTTAGAGAcaattctcacaattctgactttttttctcacaaatgcaagtttatatcccGCAATTCTGACTGTATATCTctaaaaattctgactttatagctcgcaattgcatgtaaaaaaaatattaaaaagtcagaattttgagtttatatatcGTAGCTCTGACTATATTTAACAGAATTGCGAGTttgtatcacacaattctgagaaaaaagtgaactgtgagataaaaagttgcaattattattattattattattcagtgacagaaacaggcttccatagaatACACCATGTAATGAACATGTTATAAAACATACATGTATAATGAACACATATAATGAACATGTTATAAGACTCACTTTTGTGGAGTTTAACATGATAAATGTCTCAGTGGTGTAACTGTctatagaaaaggaaaaaaaaacaccaacaactatGAAACTATTTAGTTTTGAAATAGTTTTGTTAATCCTTTGTCCTTTAAATCAGGGTCAGTTTTTGCCATgtcatgaaaacaacaaaatccTCACAGCAGTGTTCCAAGGTTGTcattaagttacatttttttatagatCACATATTTCTAGTGGAAATCTGATGGACATAACAAACTTGATTTAAGAGGCTATGATTTTTATTATCTCGGACATCCCCATAATACATTAACatcacaaaatatgtttgctacTATATATAGGCTACTCCTGATATGATGCTAGTTCAGCCAGTACTAATAACATCTTTAGCGCTCCATTAAACCGAACAGACCTCTCTTGGCCATGTCCACCGCTGTCTCTTTACCGATACCGGTGTTGGCTCCCGTTATCAGAACAGTTTTTCCGTCCAAGCGGGCTTTGCTGCGACAGACTCCCCCAGCCAGCCATCTCCGCAGGACCAAGAGCCCGACACCTACCGGTACAGGTGCGAcattacatccatccatccatccatcattatcTCACCTCTAACCGACTCTCTTAACGTCGGTACATCTGATAAGGACAGGCAAAGTTCATCCAGGACGCACACGGCTTATATTAAGAGATATGTTAATATTTATCATTATGACAAGTAAACATCTATTAGCCTAATAAGTCCCATCCCATGACttttcacttttacatttttacacgaCTTGCAATAACCAGCCGTTCAAGCTTACTAGAACATGTTtgcattgacaaaaaaaaagaaagaaaataacaagAAATCACCATactaataattaacatttttgttcctTAACGCagtcatattttattaaagttattttccacGGTTGTAAATCTCGTAAAGTTTTAAAGTgccatatttttacatatttctcTTTGTTCTGGGAAACCACAACGAGTTTTAACGTTATCCTACCAGTAACCAGGACAACTGCGACACCTGTAGTGTGTTCTTCCACAAACTCCTTCACTGGCTTTGTGTAGTGCTGCATTATTACACCTGGCAGATTCTCCTTAGACGCAGTCCAGCTCCTTCAGCAGCGCAGCGCAATGATCTGCAGAGTGCACACAGTTCGCCAGCCGCCCACTACAAGTGTGTACAGTGTGGAGTCACGTGCTCCAGTCTCGAATGTCAAAATAAAGTCCGACTGTTGACTGTAACAATGCGGCTGTGGAATACTCAGAAACAACATTTATCAATAGTTTCAAGTTGGCTTACATTCTGATTTATCTGCGATAAAACGGAATTGCTACTCTGAGTGGTGTTGGGTAGAAAAACAAATACACTGTCAActtaattaaagtaaatattttccatatgtttgtttttgtcacaCAGGATATGGGATTTTATGCATGAAAGTATAGAGTTGCCTTTATATATAGTTAGTTATAAAATAGTatagaactgcttgtggttccgtcaaacccattgtttcatcacattTCACCATCCAGATTCGTACAACCATAACTCCTCCAAAAACAGCCAGAAatcttggagttatgattgatgatctattgactttctcagaccacattgctaattGCCCGGTCCTGCAGATTAGCTTTaatcaacatcaagaagatccaaccctttctttcagaacatgctgcacaactccttgttcaagctcttgttctgtccatgTTGGACTATTGCAGTGCTCTCTTGGCAAGTCTACCAGCCAGTTTTATCAAACCTCTACAATTAATGCAGAATGTAggagcaagattaatttttaatgagccgtaAATAATACATGTCACACccctgtttatcaatttgcactgggtAGCTGCTCGcctaaaattcaaggcattgatgtttgcctacaaaacccccactggctctgcaccccctTATCTAAATTCAtaacttcagacttatgtgccctctagaagcttatATTCTGGAAGTGAACGTGGCTATATTGCGCCATCTCAAATGGGCACAATACCACTTTCACAGgctttaaaatgaactgttccctcctggttgAGTGACCTGCCCACCTCAATCCGAGGAGCTGATTCCTTAGCCATTTTCAAGAATCagttaaaacacatttcttccatctttatttgaccctctaacttcagcactctaaattcttattttattctttaaaaaaaaacttgtcccttttagactctattcatttactaactacttgttttctttaataataatatgtccTCATTGTCCTCATtaaaattgctttggataaaagcatctggtaaatgactaaatgtaaatgtaaatattagaatgCAATCATATTTGTGGATCCTCtgcataaaatgtttgaaaacacGTGCCTTAGTAAATACTGACAAAACCGTCTGTGGCACAGTGCAACTTATAAGGTCATTGTAATTGTTATAATAGTGTTTGGTTGTGTATTTCATGAGACTTTCTATTCAGGCGGGAGAACGAAACGAGAAATGTGGATGAGCAAATTGTGTACATAACCTTGTTCTAGTGCTACATGCCAGGGTTCTAGCCAATTTTTCTTTTTCGTCAATGAAAAAATAACAGTGATAAGAAATGTCAACATTTTAAAGGCTGtgcagaaaataacatttttagaaataaGGATCACAATAAGCAAGTGtcagtttgttgttgtttggttATACa
This genomic interval carries:
- the LOC113052287 gene encoding retinol dehydrogenase 11 — encoded protein: MQHYTKPVKEFVEEHTTGVAVVLVTGVGLLVLRRWLAGGVCRSKARLDGKTVLITGANTGIGKETAVDMAKRGARVILACRDMDRANRAADEVRRRSGNGNVIVKMLDLASLQSVRALAKDVEQTEERLDILINNAGIMMCPQWKTEDGFVMQFGVNHLGHFLLTNLLLDLLKKSAPSRVVSVSSLAHDTGKIHFDDINLEENYDPLISYRQSKLANVLFTRELALRLKGTGVTTYTLHPGVINTELGRHFFPSLPRWKRLLFMPLFFFVKTPWQGAQTTIYCAVSESLQDSSGLYYSDCAVKEAAPQGRDDAAARRLWDLSASMVGLA